TTCTAAGGGGCGAGACATCTAAAGATGTCCTCAGGATCTGCTGTGAGAACTGCTACAAGCCTGGGAAGGAGTTCCTTCCACACGGTGCTAGGCCGATCTTCAGGGGGAGGGGGATATGGGGTGGGGAGCTACTGACAAAGCATCTATCAAAGCCCATGTTCACAGCGGATGACTATATAGCTCTATATGCCAGGATTGCATATGCTGCTTCGAAGCACCTCGAGGAGATCACCCGGAGAACTGCCTCGATAGCCCTTTCAAGGTCTAAGAAGGATCCCAATAGATTTGCAAGCCCGGCGGGTGCATCTCTATTCGCAAGGCATCTAATGGATGTTGTCCTATCAGCGTATATGCTGACTAGGTGGGACTCGAGCTGCTCAGCAAAGCGTGGCGAGAAGGTCGTGGCTCTCAATGAGGAGAACCTGCTGAGGATCCTGAGGAGCCTGCCGAGGAACACACCACTAGGGATGCTCCCGTGGGAGGTTAGGAGGGGGCCTATGGCACCTGATGTACCATCGCTGGATGAGCTTGAGAGGATATTCGATGAGAAGATATGGCCGATCGCAAGGCCAGGCGGATATATCATCCCGAGGCCCGAGCTGATGTCCAACCTAGCCACTAGACCGCTCTACAAGGGTCTAGCAATAGTATCTACCCTTGGAGAGGGGCACGAGGTCTCCAGATTCATACTTAGGAGTATTGGGGAGAGGATAGAGGTGCTGAGGAGGAGGATGGAGGATGCACTGAGAGAGGCCGACTCACCGAGCGAGGCCTCGGTTTATGAGGAGCTCAAGAGGATCCCACCAGAGAGGCTGGGAACAGCAATACCGAGCAAAGATGCGTTGGGACGGGCTAGGATCGCTGCCTCGAAGAGATACAGGGTCATAGCAGATGAGTATGGAAGAGCACTCAAAGCAATTGGAAAGGCCCTGAAATGGTTCGGAGTAGCAGAGGATCTACTGGCAAGGATCGAAGAGATCGTCGGAAAAATATGATCATCTAACCTCCCAGCCCTAAATTCTGCAACATATATTACTTCTGGGTAGTGGGGAACATTGCATAGAGCTGGAGATCGGAATATTGAGGATATTGTGAGACACCGCGATCTAGCGGTTGAACTCTTTTATAAGGGGCTGGCTGAGATCGATGAAAGCCCTGCCCAGGCCTCAGAAAAGCTATACAAATCTGTTGAGGAGGGTGTGAAGGCCCTAGCCATATACTACGATCTCAGGGACGTGAGGGATCTTGAAGATGCTGTTGTGAGGCTAAGCAAGATATTAGGTGAGTGGTTCAGAAGAGCCTGGGAGACAGCCTATTACAACTGAAAGCCCCATTCTGCAGGGCGGGGAGGAGGTCAGAGGTTATGGAATAGCTTATCCAGGCCACGCCATTGTTTAGGAGGGTGTATGCCGCAGATTAGTAGATGGACTTTCATGTTCTTCATAATACTGAGCATGATGGTTATAGTGATATTCGCCCAGGCTGGGATATCGCCGCAGACACTACCGTGGCTGACAATCCTCGTGATATCATATATTGTTGGATCTATCTTCGCATTCTTCGGACATATATTGATACCTAGGCTCGTGAGGATCTATCTTGGTGATGTTAGGATAGAGAACGATGTTATAATAGTCTGTGGGAGGGATGGGCAGAGGCCCGAGGATAACTGCACAGCTGCCATGGCATTCAAGCTCCTACCCCTCCAGCCTGTGAGCGATATGCAGGATGAGCAGGTCAAGGCACTCCTAACAAGTGTCGAGGGTGCTGTCTTCGGGATGCCCCTGGGGACTCTATACTGCATACACAAGACAGAGGATCCACTGATACCCGCTGAGCTCAAGAGGCTCCAGGCCGAGATAAAGGGTGCACAGCTCCAGGCCAACGCACCTAGGAGGACTATATTCTCCGCAGCACAGGCTGTTAAGCTCGAGAGCCTACAGAGGGAGATGGCCAGGCTTATGAGGAGCAGGGCTGTAGCAGCTATACAGTTCATCATGATACAGGCTAGGGGGAGAACAGATGTTGAGGCTGTTAGCAGGGTCAAGACAATGGCTCAGCAGGTTGAGAGCATAGCACAGCAGATCGGGTGCACGGCGATAAAGCTGAGCGGGATCAACCTGAGGAACCTCCTAGAGATCATGCTAATGGATAGAGCTGTGAGGTGGGTAGAGACATGAAGAGGATTAGGGGGATAGGAGAGGTAGTCGGTGCCGTGCTACTCATAGGGGTGGCTATGGCTGCGTTCCTCATATTCTACCCAATAGCGTATAACATAATAGCTAGCGGATCCACAGCACAGCCACCAAGAGCATCGATCGCAGACTTCGCAGTGCTAGCAGATTGGAGGACAGCGGTCGCATATATATCAGCTGTGGGTGGGAGTGTAAGGACAACACTTGTCAGGGTAGACGCATACGTGGTATGCAGTACAAACGTTTACAGGGCATCATACAGTATAAATGTAGATATAGACCCAGGTGCCTCTAAGGAGTTCACAGCCAAGCTGGACTTCGGGAGCACGATAAACTGTGCACAGCCTGTTATAAGGGTTCACACGATCTTCAGAATGCCCGATGGTAGCTATGTTATAACATAGCCTTTCCCTAGACATCGATCCAGTTTATACCTGTTAGAAGATCTCTGAACCTCCTATCCATAGCAATGACCCTCGCCCCGGCCCTCGCAGCCCTGCCAATAGCCTGGATAGCCCTTATCCTAGCTATCTCTCTATAGCCATTCACGCCGAGCACCCTTGATAGAACCTCTACCTCGGGGGACTTGGATGGGTATGGAGCACCGACTAGGATCATGAGATCGTGTGGAGGTGGTTCCACACCCTCCGTGTATATCCCCCCTGCAACATCCTCCAACACGATCCTCCCCCTGGCATCACCTAGCAAGGGTGATACAGCCTTCATAACCTCCCTGCTCTGATAGACTATGAAGACCCTGCTATGTCTCTTCACAAGCTCCTGGATCTCAGAGGCTATCGATCTGTACATCTCATCCCCCCTAGAGCTATACTCAGTAGTATATCTATCCATGATCTCTACCCTCACAAGGGGTTTAGAGCCTACCTCGATCACCTCAGCCCTTCTGAAGAGACCAAGCCTAACAGCACTC
This sequence is a window from Sulfolobales archaeon. Protein-coding genes within it:
- a CDS encoding PaREP1 family protein, which codes for MHRAGDRNIEDIVRHRDLAVELFYKGLAEIDESPAQASEKLYKSVEEGVKALAIYYDLRDVRDLEDAVVRLSKILGEWFRRAWETAYYN